Proteins encoded by one window of Aquipuribacter hungaricus:
- a CDS encoding PH domain-containing protein produces MAPLESPSWVEPYPSRGRVLLAALMVAVALALTLMAWAWGASAPLRYVAPVTVAFAAGGLLEAVRPRARVDADEAGVTVRARYRRPASTAWGQVSGFRASPERSDADVVMLRTDGEPVPLPLGFPLALGVSWQESSAA; encoded by the coding sequence ATGGCGCCGCTCGAGAGCCCCAGCTGGGTCGAGCCCTACCCGTCACGCGGGCGGGTCCTGCTGGCCGCCCTCATGGTCGCGGTGGCCCTGGCGCTGACCCTGATGGCGTGGGCATGGGGGGCGAGCGCCCCGCTGAGGTACGTCGCGCCGGTCACGGTGGCCTTCGCGGCGGGTGGCCTGCTGGAGGCGGTGCGTCCCCGGGCGCGGGTGGACGCCGACGAGGCCGGGGTCACTGTCAGGGCGAGGTACCGGAGACCGGCGTCGACGGCGTGGGGGCAGGTCAGCGGCTTCCGTGCGTCGCCGGAGCGCAGCGATGCCGACGTCGTCATGCTGCGGACGGACGGAGAGCCGGTGCCCCTCCCGCTCGGCTTCCCGCTCGCCCTCGGCGTCTCCTGGCAGGAGAGCAGCGC
- a CDS encoding histidine phosphatase family protein yields the protein MPDHAASADADPGPSRRFYVAAHPEATHHVDGLVGGWYDSRLTPLGLRQAEAVAARLRSLVPTGETVEVWSSDLRRASQTAEVVALRLGVQPVLLPGLREISYGVAEGRPEAWLRERFVPPPAADDRLDHDVGIEGAETRRQLAARVYAATEQVLASPCRQQVVVTHGFALTFVVAAFVGMPLEAAGRVAVRTSSGGITVLEEDARFHNRTLVSVDDTSHLAPVRHES from the coding sequence GTGCCCGACCACGCGGCCTCGGCGGACGCTGACCCCGGCCCGTCCAGGCGGTTCTACGTGGCCGCCCACCCGGAGGCCACCCACCACGTCGACGGTCTCGTCGGCGGCTGGTACGACTCGCGGCTCACCCCGCTGGGGCTCCGGCAGGCCGAGGCGGTCGCCGCCCGGCTCAGGTCGCTGGTCCCGACCGGGGAGACGGTCGAGGTGTGGTCGTCGGACCTGCGACGTGCCTCGCAGACGGCGGAGGTCGTCGCCCTCCGGCTCGGGGTGCAGCCTGTGCTGCTGCCCGGGCTGCGGGAGATCTCCTACGGGGTCGCCGAGGGCCGTCCGGAGGCATGGCTGCGGGAACGGTTCGTCCCGCCGCCGGCGGCGGACGACCGGCTGGACCACGACGTCGGCATCGAGGGCGCGGAGACGCGGCGCCAGCTCGCCGCGCGCGTCTACGCGGCCACGGAGCAGGTCCTGGCGAGCCCCTGCCGTCAGCAGGTCGTCGTCACGCACGGGTTCGCGCTCACGTTCGTGGTCGCGGCCTTCGTGGGGATGCCGCTCGAGGCGGCGGGCCGGGTCGCGGTGCGCACGAGCAGCGGCGGCATCACGGTGCTGGAGGAGGACGCCCGGTTCCACAACCGGACGCTCGTCAGCGTGGACGACACCTCGCACCTGGCGCCCGTGCGCCACGAGAGCTGA
- a CDS encoding VOC family protein: protein MAPRLFPMLSCSDLARSLLFYGEVLGGRETYRFPDDGEPAFVTLSMGEGSEIGLGGIAADPPHGRPQRPASGHLVDLCLYVDDVDATFARVGAAGFEVVVAPGDSPWGERTAWVADPDGTLVMLTR from the coding sequence ATGGCGCCGAGGCTGTTCCCGATGCTGTCCTGCTCCGACCTCGCCCGGTCGCTGTTGTTCTACGGCGAGGTGCTCGGCGGTCGGGAGACGTACCGCTTCCCGGACGACGGCGAGCCGGCGTTCGTCACGCTGAGCATGGGCGAGGGCTCCGAGATCGGTCTCGGCGGGATCGCCGCCGACCCTCCGCACGGCCGTCCGCAGCGGCCGGCGTCGGGGCACCTGGTCGACCTGTGCCTGTACGTCGACGACGTCGACGCGACGTTCGCCCGCGTGGGGGCGGCCGGGTTCGAGGTCGTCGTCGCCCCCGGCGACAGCCCCTGGGGCGAGCGCACGGCGTGGGTGGCGGACCCTGACGGCACCCTTGTCATGCTGACCCGGTAG
- a CDS encoding MarR family winged helix-turn-helix transcriptional regulator gives MTTAEAHDRTGLPVGHGGLEDELGWSLHRVYGGFRQSAADSVADVPGGSRGYQVLVAVDADPPSSQLALAQRLGIDRTAMTYLVDALEAAGLVVRQPHATDRRVRHVAITPDGMQALTRARGALRATEEQLLGALDPAEAAQLRALLVRVARSTDPSEPCTTPGGGPG, from the coding sequence ATGACGACAGCGGAGGCGCACGACCGGACGGGGCTGCCCGTCGGGCACGGCGGCCTGGAGGACGAGCTCGGCTGGTCGCTGCACCGCGTCTACGGCGGCTTCCGGCAGTCCGCTGCCGACTCCGTCGCCGACGTCCCCGGGGGCTCCCGGGGCTACCAGGTGCTGGTGGCGGTGGACGCCGACCCGCCGTCGTCGCAGCTGGCCCTGGCCCAGCGGCTGGGCATCGACCGCACGGCGATGACCTACCTCGTGGACGCGCTCGAGGCAGCCGGCCTGGTGGTCCGCCAGCCGCACGCGACGGACCGCCGCGTCCGCCACGTCGCCATCACGCCCGACGGGATGCAGGCGCTGACCCGCGCCCGGGGTGCCCTGCGCGCCACGGAGGAGCAGCTGCTGGGGGCGCTCGACCCGGCCGAGGCCGCCCAGCTGCGCGCCCTGCTGGTGCGCGTGGCGCGGTCGACCGACCCGTCGGAGCCGTGCACGACCCCCGGGGGCGGACCGGGGTGA
- a CDS encoding epoxide hydrolase family protein produces MTTTARTDPATDDLTQPPADPAGHEQVRPFAPDVPQAALDDLRRRLQQTRWPDPETVDDSSQGPRLSRLQALVEHWRDRYAWRRCEALLAGLGQSVTTIDGLDIHFLHVRSPEPGALPLVLTHGWPGSVLEFRHVIGPLTDPVAHGGRAEDAFHVVVPSLPGFGFSGRPTGTGWGLARTAAAWSTLVQRLGYDRWVAQGGDWGAAVTTVLAHMGPGGLAGIHLNLVAFRPTAEEVAAATPHEQRMLDDAARYGRELSAYMPLQATRPQTIGYSLADSPVGQAAWIYAMFQDVSDSGGDAESVFTLDEMLDDITLYWLTNTAASSARLYWEAMGPGAAGPPPSGPVTLPTGISMFPAEQVRLSRRWAESRFSSLVHFDELEAGGHFAALEQPALFVDQLRTTFRGLR; encoded by the coding sequence ATGACCACCACAGCCCGCACCGACCCCGCGACGGACGACCTCACCCAGCCCCCGGCAGACCCGGCCGGCCACGAGCAGGTGCGCCCCTTCGCGCCGGACGTGCCGCAGGCCGCCCTGGACGACCTGCGCCGCCGGCTGCAGCAGACCCGCTGGCCGGACCCGGAGACGGTCGACGACTCCAGCCAGGGCCCCCGCCTGTCCAGGCTGCAGGCGCTCGTCGAGCACTGGCGCGACCGCTACGCCTGGCGGCGCTGCGAGGCGCTGCTGGCCGGCCTCGGGCAGTCGGTGACGACCATCGACGGGCTGGACATCCACTTCCTCCACGTCCGCTCGCCGGAGCCCGGCGCGCTGCCCCTGGTCCTGACCCACGGCTGGCCCGGCTCGGTGCTGGAGTTCCGGCACGTCATCGGTCCGCTCACCGACCCTGTCGCTCACGGCGGGCGGGCCGAGGACGCGTTCCACGTCGTCGTCCCGTCCCTGCCGGGCTTCGGCTTCTCGGGCAGGCCGACGGGGACGGGGTGGGGGCTCGCCCGGACCGCCGCGGCGTGGTCGACCCTGGTGCAGCGGCTGGGCTACGACCGCTGGGTCGCGCAGGGCGGCGACTGGGGCGCCGCCGTCACCACCGTGCTCGCCCACATGGGCCCTGGGGGGCTGGCAGGCATCCACCTCAACCTCGTCGCGTTCCGGCCGACCGCCGAGGAGGTGGCCGCCGCGACGCCCCACGAGCAGCGGATGCTCGACGACGCCGCCCGCTACGGCCGCGAGCTGTCGGCCTACATGCCGTTGCAGGCGACGCGGCCGCAGACGATCGGGTACTCCCTGGCGGACTCCCCCGTCGGCCAGGCAGCGTGGATCTACGCCATGTTCCAGGACGTGTCGGACAGCGGCGGCGACGCCGAGAGCGTCTTCACCCTCGACGAGATGCTCGACGACATCACCCTGTACTGGCTCACGAACACCGCAGCGTCCTCGGCCCGGCTGTACTGGGAGGCGATGGGCCCGGGCGCCGCCGGCCCTCCCCCGTCGGGTCCGGTGACGCTCCCCACCGGCATCAGCATGTTCCCCGCGGAGCAGGTCCGGCTGTCACGGCGCTGGGCCGAGAGCCGGTTCAGCAGCCTGGTCCACTTCGACGAGCTCGAGGCCGGCGGGCACTTCGCCGCCCTGGAGCAGCCGGCCCTGTTCGTCGACCAGCTGCGGACGACCTTCCGCGGGCTGCGCTGA
- a CDS encoding sugar porter family MFS transporter, with product MEPARATEQGVDHGGSGDDGGRLTGSVVVVALVSAISGLLYGYDTGIISGALLQITDDFGVGDGMQQVIAASILLGAVVGALTCSRLSETRGRRTTLVLVAVVFVVGALWAALAPNPLMLVLGRLVLGFAVGGATQTAPIYVAELAPTKFRGRLVLFFQVAIGVGIVISTVVGAAEVVDWRVAVGAASVPAAIMLVLMLRLPESPRWLAARGDDDGARAALERVRSQGSDVGPELDEVREAVRAEEQETTRGWRGLREGWVRPALVVGCGLAVFTQLSGIEMIIYYSPTILTDNGFSDSAALRVSVALGVTYLVTQLIGLAIIDKVGRRRLTLLTLPGAALALLVLGTFFVTGNDGPEMVPWIVATLVVFMAFTAGGIQLMGWLTGSEIYPLATRAAGAAAQSASLWGTNLLITLTLLTIINTIGTGQTFWLYAAFNVAAFVFLYRKMPELTGRSLEQIEGHLRSGRFTPADLAHPVAGTPRGDAAARGDAGTGGGRSDH from the coding sequence ATGGAGCCAGCGCGCGCGACGGAGCAGGGCGTGGACCACGGCGGCAGCGGGGACGACGGCGGGCGGCTGACCGGGTCGGTGGTCGTGGTCGCCCTGGTGTCGGCGATCTCGGGGCTGCTGTACGGCTACGACACCGGGATCATCTCCGGGGCCCTGCTGCAGATCACCGACGACTTCGGCGTGGGCGACGGCATGCAGCAGGTGATCGCGGCGTCCATCCTGCTCGGCGCGGTGGTCGGCGCGCTGACCTGCAGCCGGCTGTCGGAGACGCGGGGGCGGCGCACGACCCTGGTGCTGGTCGCCGTCGTGTTCGTCGTCGGGGCGCTGTGGGCGGCGCTGGCGCCGAACCCGCTCATGCTCGTCCTCGGCCGCCTGGTGCTCGGCTTCGCCGTCGGCGGGGCCACGCAGACCGCGCCCATCTACGTCGCCGAGCTGGCCCCGACGAAGTTCCGCGGCCGCCTGGTCCTGTTCTTCCAGGTGGCGATCGGCGTCGGCATCGTCATCTCCACCGTGGTCGGGGCGGCAGAGGTGGTCGACTGGCGGGTGGCCGTCGGTGCGGCCTCGGTCCCCGCCGCCATCATGCTCGTGCTCATGCTCCGGCTGCCGGAGAGCCCCCGGTGGCTCGCGGCACGTGGTGACGACGACGGCGCCCGTGCCGCCCTGGAGCGGGTGCGCTCGCAGGGCTCCGACGTGGGTCCCGAGCTGGACGAGGTGCGCGAGGCGGTCCGGGCGGAGGAGCAGGAGACCACCCGCGGCTGGCGGGGGCTGCGCGAGGGCTGGGTGCGTCCCGCGCTCGTCGTCGGCTGCGGCCTGGCGGTCTTCACCCAGCTGTCGGGGATCGAGATGATCATCTACTACTCGCCGACGATCCTCACCGACAACGGCTTCTCGGACTCCGCCGCCCTGCGGGTGTCCGTCGCCCTCGGCGTCACCTACCTGGTCACCCAGCTCATCGGGCTGGCCATCATCGACAAGGTCGGCCGTCGCCGTCTGACCCTGCTCACCCTGCCGGGGGCGGCGCTGGCGCTCCTCGTGCTGGGCACGTTCTTCGTCACCGGCAACGACGGCCCGGAGATGGTGCCGTGGATCGTCGCGACGCTCGTGGTCTTCATGGCGTTCACCGCGGGCGGCATCCAGCTGATGGGCTGGCTCACCGGCTCGGAGATCTACCCGCTGGCCACCCGGGCCGCGGGTGCCGCAGCCCAGTCCGCCTCGCTGTGGGGCACGAACCTGCTCATCACGCTGACCCTGCTCACCATCATCAACACGATCGGGACGGGGCAGACGTTCTGGCTGTACGCGGCGTTCAACGTGGCCGCCTTCGTCTTCCTCTACCGGAAGATGCCCGAGCTGACCGGCCGCAGCCTCGAGCAGATCGAGGGCCACCTCCGCAGCGGGAGGTTCACGCCCGCCGACCTCGCGCACCCGGTGGCGGGGACGCCCCGCGGGGACGCCGCCGCCCGCGGGGACGCCGGCACCGGCGGGGGCCGGTCGGACCACTGA
- a CDS encoding ABC transporter ATP-binding protein: MTTTPALQTVGLTKSYGDHAVLRGVDLTVPRGSVQALLGSNGAGKTTTVKILATLLRADGGTATVAGHDVATDPAGVRRAISLTGQFAAVDDVLTGRENLLLVAALRRLPRPRAAADDLLDRFDLADAAGRRAATYSGGMRRRLDLAMSLVGDPAVLFLDEPTTGLDPQSRAEVWRTVRELAGRGTTVLLTTQHLEEAEHLADRVAILHEGRVIADGTVAELRRLLPPARVELVEKQPSLEDVFLAVVGDGPTARDQDGDRR, encoded by the coding sequence ATGACCACGACACCCGCACTGCAGACCGTGGGGCTGACGAAGTCCTACGGCGACCACGCCGTGCTCCGGGGGGTGGACCTCACCGTCCCCCGGGGCAGCGTCCAGGCCCTCCTGGGGTCCAACGGCGCCGGCAAGACCACCACGGTGAAGATCCTGGCCACCCTGCTCAGGGCCGACGGCGGGACCGCCACCGTCGCCGGCCACGACGTGGCCACCGACCCGGCCGGCGTGAGGAGGGCCATCAGCCTCACCGGGCAGTTCGCCGCCGTCGACGACGTCCTGACCGGTCGCGAGAACCTCCTCCTCGTCGCCGCGCTCAGGCGCCTGCCCCGACCCCGCGCGGCCGCGGACGACCTGCTGGACCGGTTCGACCTGGCAGACGCCGCCGGTCGCCGGGCGGCGACGTACTCCGGCGGCATGCGCCGGCGCCTGGACCTCGCCATGAGCCTGGTCGGGGACCCGGCCGTGCTGTTCCTCGACGAGCCGACGACCGGGCTGGACCCGCAGTCCCGGGCCGAGGTCTGGCGGACCGTCCGGGAGCTGGCGGGGCGGGGCACGACGGTCCTGCTCACCACGCAGCACCTGGAGGAGGCCGAGCACCTGGCCGACCGGGTCGCCATCCTCCACGAGGGGCGCGTCATCGCCGACGGGACGGTCGCCGAGCTCCGGCGGCTGCTGCCGCCGGCCCGGGTCGAGCTCGTCGAGAAGCAGCCGAGCCTGGAGGACGTGTTCCTCGCGGTCGTCGGCGACGGCCCCACCGCACGCGACCAGGACGGGGACCGACGATGA
- a CDS encoding ABC transporter permease translates to MTTAVLHDTRTMLGRCLRHVVRSPDTIITTAVTPVAMLLLFVYVFGGAIDAGGEDYVGYLLPGVLLVTIASSVAYTAFRLYTDVSGGLFERFRSMPVARQALLWGHVLTSVVATLVSLALVVVVALVMGFRSGAGPLAWLAVLGILVLLTLALTWLAVVPGLTARSVDGVSGFSYPLVFLPFVSSAFVPTDGMPAPVRWFAENQPVTAIVDTVRSLLAEQPVGGQGWLAVAWCLGLLLVAYLLALATYRRTTG, encoded by the coding sequence ATGACCACGGCCGTCCTCCACGACACCCGGACCATGCTCGGGCGGTGCCTGCGTCACGTCGTGCGCAGCCCCGACACGATCATCACGACGGCCGTGACGCCGGTGGCGATGCTCCTGCTGTTCGTCTACGTCTTCGGCGGCGCGATCGACGCGGGGGGCGAGGACTACGTCGGCTACCTGCTGCCGGGGGTCCTCCTGGTGACGATCGCCTCGAGCGTCGCCTACACCGCCTTCCGGCTGTACACCGACGTCTCGGGCGGGCTCTTCGAGCGGTTCCGCTCCATGCCCGTCGCCCGCCAGGCCCTGCTGTGGGGCCACGTCCTGACCTCCGTCGTGGCCACGCTCGTGTCCCTCGCGCTGGTCGTCGTCGTCGCGCTCGTCATGGGCTTCCGGTCCGGGGCGGGGCCGCTGGCGTGGCTGGCCGTGCTCGGCATCCTCGTGCTCCTCACCCTGGCCCTGACCTGGCTCGCGGTGGTGCCCGGGCTGACGGCGCGCTCCGTGGACGGCGTCAGCGGGTTCTCCTACCCGCTGGTGTTCCTGCCGTTCGTCAGCTCCGCCTTCGTGCCGACCGACGGCATGCCCGCCCCGGTGCGCTGGTTCGCCGAGAACCAGCCCGTCACGGCCATCGTCGACACCGTCCGGAGCCTCCTCGCCGAGCAGCCCGTCGGGGGCCAGGGCTGGCTCGCCGTCGCGTGGTGCCTAGGTCTGCTGCTCGTCGCCTACCTGCTCGCCCTGGCCACCTACCGCCGCACGACCGGGTAG
- a CDS encoding MerR family transcriptional regulator — protein MLTIGQLAAYAGVTVRTVRHYHATGLLPEPERDASGYRRYDATAVVDLVKVRTLAEAGVPLSRVQQLLAADEEEFAAAVQEIDRRLRAGIRDLQRHRSRIAQLAAGDSLALPPEAVAYLDRMRELGFRERMVEVERDSWILIAARMPEQVPAFMAMKHATLENETLRRLYLAMGELADCGPDDPRLPALADNVAAFLEAETAAAEAALAVTGTDPRTEEPSVSADLVALLDGAFVESFPCAPRLLRLLEERGWTGWTDVRRTEVASSVGEGRTEGVGSQGTLTVR, from the coding sequence GTGCTGACCATCGGGCAGCTGGCGGCCTACGCCGGCGTGACGGTCCGGACCGTGCGGCACTACCACGCCACGGGCCTGCTGCCCGAGCCCGAGAGGGACGCGTCGGGCTACCGGCGCTACGACGCCACGGCCGTGGTCGACCTGGTCAAGGTCCGCACCCTGGCCGAGGCCGGCGTCCCGCTGTCCCGGGTGCAGCAGCTGCTGGCCGCCGACGAGGAAGAGTTCGCGGCGGCGGTGCAGGAGATCGACCGGAGACTGCGCGCCGGCATCCGCGACCTCCAGCGCCACCGCAGCCGCATCGCGCAGCTGGCGGCCGGCGACAGCCTCGCGCTGCCGCCCGAGGCGGTCGCCTACCTGGACCGGATGCGCGAGCTCGGGTTCCGGGAGCGGATGGTCGAGGTGGAGCGCGACAGCTGGATCCTCATCGCGGCGCGGATGCCGGAGCAGGTCCCGGCGTTCATGGCCATGAAGCACGCGACCCTGGAGAACGAGACGCTGCGCCGCCTCTACCTGGCGATGGGCGAGCTCGCCGACTGCGGCCCCGACGACCCCCGGCTGCCCGCGCTGGCCGACAACGTCGCGGCGTTCCTCGAGGCCGAGACCGCGGCCGCCGAGGCCGCCCTCGCCGTCACGGGGACCGACCCTCGGACCGAGGAGCCGTCGGTCAGCGCGGACCTCGTCGCCCTGCTCGACGGCGCGTTCGTCGAGTCCTTCCCCTGCGCGCCGCGGCTGCTGCGCCTGCTGGAGGAGCGCGGCTGGACGGGGTGGACCGACGTCAGGCGGACAGAGGTCGCCTCCTCCGTCGGCGAGGGCCGCACCGAGGGCGTCGGCTCCCAGGGCACGCTCACCGTCCGCTGA
- a CDS encoding serine hydrolase domain-containing protein, with protein MSPDADLADRVRDAAQREARRHDGLVVAAVAGGRTAVHGAGRGAAAAPDGSTLFQVGSVTKVFTTLALAAAVTRGELSLDTPVDDLLPALPTPAPRPPITLAQLASHSSGLPRLPPGVLLRGLRQRSDPYRGLGPEDLLAAYARARPSARPGRRVTYSNFGVALLGAALARHAGTSWEQLVADEVTGPLGLRDTVPAVRPDQQDRRAAGHSRRGRPVPDWDLAAVAPAGGLWSSADDVLAFVRAHLVPQEGPLSGALRLVQEPQARANRWLQVCSGWMLTPLRGSDHPVWWHNGGTGGFASFVGFQPDLGTGVVVLSSTARSVDRAGMSLLTELVNTAEAG; from the coding sequence ATGAGCCCTGACGCTGACCTGGCCGACCGGGTGCGGGACGCCGCCCAGCGGGAGGCGCGTCGGCACGACGGGCTCGTGGTGGCCGCGGTCGCCGGTGGGCGCACCGCCGTCCACGGCGCGGGGCGGGGCGCCGCGGCCGCGCCGGACGGGAGCACCCTGTTCCAGGTCGGGTCGGTCACCAAGGTGTTCACCACCCTCGCCCTCGCGGCGGCGGTGACCCGCGGCGAGCTGTCGCTCGACACCCCCGTGGACGACCTGCTCCCCGCGCTGCCCACGCCGGCTCCCCGGCCGCCGATCACCCTGGCGCAGCTCGCCTCCCACTCCTCGGGCCTGCCGCGCCTGCCCCCCGGGGTGCTGCTGCGCGGCCTGCGCCAGCGCTCGGACCCCTACCGCGGCCTCGGCCCCGAGGACCTGCTCGCCGCCTACGCCAGGGCCCGGCCCAGCGCCCGCCCGGGACGGCGGGTGACCTACTCCAACTTCGGCGTCGCCCTGCTCGGGGCTGCCCTGGCCCGGCACGCGGGCACCTCGTGGGAGCAGCTGGTCGCCGACGAGGTCACCGGTCCGCTCGGGCTGCGTGACACCGTGCCCGCCGTGCGCCCGGACCAGCAGGACCGCCGGGCCGCCGGGCACTCGCGCCGTGGCCGACCGGTGCCGGACTGGGACCTGGCCGCGGTCGCGCCCGCCGGCGGCCTGTGGTCGAGCGCGGACGACGTGCTCGCCTTCGTCCGCGCCCACCTCGTCCCCCAGGAAGGCCCGCTGTCCGGTGCCCTGCGGCTGGTGCAGGAGCCGCAGGCACGCGCCAACCGGTGGCTGCAGGTCTGCTCCGGCTGGATGCTCACCCCGCTGCGGGGGTCCGACCACCCCGTCTGGTGGCACAACGGGGGCACCGGCGGATTCGCGTCGTTCGTCGGCTTCCAGCCGGACCTGGGGACCGGGGTCGTCGTCCTGAGCTCCACCGCACGCTCGGTGGACCGGGCCGGCATGTCGTTGCTGACCGAGCTCGTCAACACTGCCGAGGCCGGCTGA
- a CDS encoding RidA family protein: MPPAARLVRSVRLSSAAEYAYAAVTPAGARLVFAAGACPLDEDGATVGAGDVRAQAAQVMSNLATSLEEAGAGLGDIVRTTVYVASSDQRDLVAAWEVVRDALAPHDPPSTLLGVAALGYADQLVEVDAVAALTDG, from the coding sequence ATGCCTCCGGCTGCCCGGCTCGTGCGGAGCGTCCGGCTGTCCAGCGCCGCGGAGTACGCCTACGCCGCGGTCACCCCGGCGGGGGCGCGCCTGGTGTTCGCGGCCGGCGCCTGCCCGCTCGACGAGGACGGCGCCACGGTGGGTGCCGGTGACGTGCGGGCGCAGGCCGCGCAGGTGATGTCCAACCTGGCGACCAGCCTGGAGGAGGCCGGCGCCGGCCTGGGCGACATCGTGCGCACGACCGTCTACGTCGCCTCCTCCGACCAGCGCGACCTCGTCGCCGCGTGGGAGGTCGTGCGCGACGCGCTCGCGCCGCACGACCCGCCCAGCACCCTGCTCGGGGTCGCCGCCCTGGGCTACGCGGACCAGCTCGTCGAGGTGGACGCGGTCGCCGCGCTCACGGACGGGTAG
- a CDS encoding nucleotidyltransferase domain-containing protein, translating into MSAEQVAGLQLRLRGREFDWCVLGGWGVDALAGRVTREHKDLDVVVDLAALPGVLDLLAEEGFRLARAWPESRDLPGRHPLLGDPPPSAFVLACTDGREVDVHVCDGLDTGVVLLWDTDVVLTTAGLSGTGTVGGVRVRCMTADLQLACHQGYDLPPAHAADVRLLRQLLADRSEPSERSERSERSELSDREPSRQER; encoded by the coding sequence ATGAGCGCCGAGCAGGTGGCGGGCCTCCAGCTCCGGCTGCGCGGACGCGAGTTCGACTGGTGCGTCCTGGGTGGGTGGGGCGTCGATGCGCTCGCGGGTCGCGTGACGCGGGAGCACAAGGACCTGGACGTCGTCGTCGACCTCGCCGCCCTCCCGGGGGTGCTCGACCTCCTGGCGGAGGAGGGGTTCCGGCTCGCCCGCGCGTGGCCGGAGAGCCGTGACCTCCCCGGGCGCCACCCGCTCCTGGGTGACCCGCCCCCGTCGGCCTTTGTCCTCGCCTGCACGGACGGCCGCGAGGTCGACGTCCACGTCTGCGACGGCCTGGACACCGGCGTCGTCCTCCTGTGGGACACCGACGTGGTGCTCACCACGGCCGGTCTCAGCGGCACCGGCACCGTCGGCGGGGTCCGGGTGCGCTGCATGACGGCCGACCTGCAGCTGGCCTGCCACCAGGGCTACGACCTGCCGCCCGCGCACGCCGCGGACGTCCGGCTGCTGCGGCAGCTGCTCGCTGACCGGTCGGAGCCGTCGGAGCGGTCGGAGCGGTCGGAGCGGTCGGAGCTTTCGGACCGGGAGCCATCGCGCCAGGAACGGTGA
- a CDS encoding S66 family peptidase translates to MVEPLVHPPKAVPGDKVAVVSPSFAAPSVGPRVHEQAMRRLTELTGLVPVEYPTTRAAGSSPEARAADLDAAFGDPEIRAVLATVGGEDLITVVPHLDPALVRADPKPFLGYSDCTNLLSWLWTHGVAGFYGGSTQVHLGAGPAVDDVHARSLRAALLTGGTLEVTEPGESEDFGRPWDDPAALTEHGDREPTEAWTWAGPARSVTGRTWGGCVEVLQWLLTAGRFPTDPAVLAGGVLLLETSEELVPARELGWVLRSLGERGLLEAVDAVVVARPPASSPDVRRGREERAAHRAEQRDTALAVLGRYNPGAVVVVGVPFGHTRPQWVLPYGGLVTVDGATRTMRADYS, encoded by the coding sequence ATGGTCGAGCCCCTGGTCCACCCGCCCAAGGCGGTCCCCGGCGACAAGGTCGCGGTCGTCTCCCCCTCCTTCGCGGCGCCGTCGGTCGGACCGCGGGTGCACGAGCAGGCGATGCGGCGGCTCACGGAGCTGACCGGGCTCGTCCCTGTCGAGTACCCGACGACCCGTGCGGCGGGCTCCTCGCCCGAGGCCAGGGCGGCGGACCTCGACGCGGCCTTCGGGGACCCGGAGATCCGGGCCGTGCTCGCCACCGTCGGCGGCGAGGACCTGATCACCGTCGTCCCGCACCTGGACCCCGCCCTGGTCCGTGCGGACCCCAAGCCGTTCCTCGGCTACAGCGACTGCACCAACCTGCTCAGCTGGCTGTGGACCCACGGGGTCGCCGGGTTCTACGGCGGCTCCACGCAGGTGCACCTGGGCGCCGGGCCCGCCGTCGACGACGTCCACGCGCGCTCGCTGCGGGCGGCGCTGCTGACCGGCGGCACCCTGGAGGTCACGGAGCCCGGCGAGTCCGAGGACTTCGGCAGGCCGTGGGACGACCCCGCCGCCCTGACCGAGCACGGCGACCGCGAGCCGACCGAGGCCTGGACCTGGGCCGGGCCCGCCCGCTCCGTGACGGGTCGGACCTGGGGAGGGTGCGTCGAGGTCCTGCAGTGGCTGCTCACCGCGGGCCGGTTCCCGACCGACCCCGCCGTGCTGGCGGGCGGGGTCCTCCTGCTCGAGACCTCCGAGGAGCTCGTCCCCGCCCGGGAGCTCGGGTGGGTGCTGCGCTCCCTCGGCGAGCGGGGCCTGCTCGAGGCGGTGGACGCCGTCGTCGTCGCCCGGCCCCCGGCCTCCTCCCCCGACGTCCGCCGCGGTCGCGAGGAGCGGGCCGCCCACCGGGCCGAGCAGCGGGACACGGCGCTCGCGGTGCTGGGCCGCTACAACCCGGGGGCCGTGGTCGTCGTGGGGGTGCCGTTCGGCCACACCCGGCCCCAGTGGGTCCTCCCCTACGGCGGCCTCGTCACCGTCGACGGCGCGACCCGCACCATGCGGGCCGACTACTCCTGA